The Brassica napus cultivar Da-Ae unplaced genomic scaffold, Da-Ae ScsIHWf_3034;HRSCAF=3824, whole genome shotgun sequence genome includes a region encoding these proteins:
- the LOC111213190 gene encoding putative defensin-like protein 23 translates to MSTTMKIMSFAMLLIVTFSIYVEGSDNSLCCNTHANFGACKTQQERKRCNTWCLKGCKNKKGGFCKRLPRGGARCHCYC, encoded by the exons ATGAGCACCAccatgaaaatcatgtctttTGCTATGCTACTTATTGTCACGTTTTCTATTT ATGTTGAAGGATCCGACAATTCGTTGTGCTGCAACACACATGCGAACTTTGGAGCGTGCAAAACACAGCAAGAAAGAAAGAGATGCAACACTTGGTGTCTTAAAGGATGTAAGAACAAGAAAGGCGGTTTTTGTAAACGTCTTCCTCGTGGAGGAGCACGATGTCATTGTTACTGCTAA
- the LOC125602919 gene encoding uncharacterized protein LOC125602919, translating into MAEKQFAEEADVKIRAAAAASDLEHMAAESSVVPDFERGRFYDVYSARRNERLKRKKGGEEEDDAVVKGTLYNLGVDPMPTKRRGTFKKKKAMVETTTTPRYSLRSTVTKDNKKPLSVAVSTMKAVSSTRRVMSI; encoded by the coding sequence ATGGCAGAGAAACAGTTTGCCGAAGAAGCAGATGTCAAGATCAGAGCTGCTGCTGCGGCTTCAGATCTTGAACATATGGCTGCTGAGTCATCCGTGGTTCCAGACTTCGAGAGAGGGAGGTTCTACGACGTGTATTCGGCTAGGAGGAACGAGCGGTTGAAAAGGAAgaaaggaggagaagaagaagatgatgctgTAGTCAAAGGAACTCTGTACAATCTCGGAGTGGATCCCATGCCGACCAAGAGAAGAGGAACctttaagaagaagaaggcgaTGGTTGAGACAACAACAACGCCGAGGTATTCTCTGAGGAGCACAGTTACCAAAGATAACAAGAAGCCTCTGAGTGTCGCTGTAAGTACTATGAAAGCTGTCAGCAGCACCAGGAGGGTTATGAGTATCTGA